One segment of Acidimicrobiia bacterium DNA contains the following:
- the rpsL gene encoding 30S ribosomal protein S12 has product MPTIQQLVKHGRQHKPKKEKTPGLAGAPQRRGVCTRVYTITPKKPNSALRKVCRVRLSSGVEVTAYIPGEGHNLQEHSIVLVRGGRVKDLPGVRYKIVRGTLDAAGVGTRKQARSRYGAKKGS; this is encoded by the coding sequence ATGCCGACGATCCAGCAGCTGGTCAAGCATGGCCGGCAGCACAAACCGAAGAAGGAGAAGACTCCGGGTCTCGCCGGGGCGCCACAGCGCCGCGGGGTATGTACTCGCGTCTACACGATCACTCCGAAGAAGCCGAACTCGGCGCTCCGTAAGGTCTGTCGTGTTCGCCTCTCCTCCGGCGTCGAAGTCACCGCCTACATCCCTGGCGAGGGCCACAACCTCCAGGAGCACTCGATCGTGCTCGTACGTGGCGGCCGCGTGAAGGACCTTCCGGGGGTTCGCTACAAGATCGTGCGGGGCACCCTCGACGCCGCCGGCGTCGGTACCCGCAAGCAGGCCCGTTCTCGCTACGGGGCGAAGAAGGGCAGCTGA